The Deinococcus fonticola genome has a segment encoding these proteins:
- a CDS encoding flavin monoamine oxidase family protein, with protein sequence MDAQVIVVGAGIAGLTAARRLTQAGIQVRVLEARERVGGRTHSLRLPVTGVNVDVGGQWVGPNQPHIMALIRELGLETFPTYDAGHNLAFLGGQRLKYRGLIPPLLPQVLLDYALLERRFLALSRRVPLDAPWDTPDAERLDAQTFHTWIARHARTPQTRALMHLYAGAVFSAAPHEMSLLHALTYTAHGGGINGHTLTRGHALQERVLGGAQAISQRLADALPDVRLQEPAARIEQDAQGVTVHTPRGAHRAAHLIVAVPPALLSGLPFEPPLPPRRTQLQQRQPMGAVIKFMVVYDRPFWRDEGLSGMVISDRGRVTVTFDNSPAQGSPGVLLGFIEGADAHALAGIPQDTRRDLALQDLARYFGPLARTPLETVQRDWTAEPYSGGCYGALFTPGVWTAFGPALREPVGRIHWAGAESARVWMNYMDGAVESGERAAQELLAAAP encoded by the coding sequence ATGGACGCCCAAGTGATCGTGGTGGGGGCCGGCATTGCCGGCCTCACGGCAGCGCGCCGCCTGACCCAGGCGGGCATACAGGTGCGCGTGCTGGAAGCGCGGGAGCGCGTGGGGGGCCGCACACACAGCCTGCGCCTGCCCGTCACCGGCGTGAACGTGGATGTGGGCGGGCAGTGGGTCGGCCCCAACCAGCCGCACATCATGGCCCTGATCCGCGAGCTGGGCCTGGAGACCTTTCCCACCTACGACGCGGGCCACAACCTGGCTTTTCTCGGTGGACAGCGCCTGAAGTACCGCGGCCTGATTCCACCGTTGCTGCCGCAGGTGCTGCTCGATTACGCCCTGCTGGAACGCCGCTTCCTGGCGCTGAGCCGCCGTGTCCCGCTGGACGCCCCATGGGACACGCCGGATGCCGAGAGACTCGACGCCCAGACCTTTCACACCTGGATCGCGCGCCACGCCCGCACGCCGCAGACCCGCGCCCTGATGCACCTGTACGCCGGCGCGGTGTTCAGTGCCGCGCCCCACGAGATGAGCCTGCTGCACGCGCTGACGTACACCGCGCACGGGGGCGGCATCAACGGCCACACCCTGACCCGCGGCCATGCTCTGCAAGAGCGCGTGCTGGGCGGAGCCCAGGCCATCTCGCAACGCCTGGCGGACGCGCTGCCCGACGTGCGCCTGCAAGAACCCGCTGCCCGCATCGAGCAGGACGCGCAGGGGGTCACCGTGCACACCCCGCGTGGGGCACACCGCGCCGCGCACCTGATCGTGGCCGTGCCGCCCGCCCTGCTCTCCGGTCTGCCCTTCGAGCCGCCGCTGCCGCCCCGGCGCACGCAGCTTCAGCAGCGGCAACCCATGGGCGCGGTGATCAAATTCATGGTGGTGTACGACCGGCCTTTCTGGCGCGACGAGGGCCTCAGCGGCATGGTGATCAGCGACCGGGGGCGGGTCACGGTCACCTTCGACAACAGCCCCGCGCAGGGCAGCCCCGGCGTGCTGCTGGGCTTCATCGAGGGCGCGGACGCCCACGCCCTGGCCGGCATCCCCCAGGACACGCGGCGCGATCTGGCCCTGCAAGACCTGGCGCGCTACTTCGGGCCGCTAGCCCGGACACCCCTGGAAACCGTGCAGCGCGACTGGACGGCGGAACCCTACAGCGGCGGGTGCTACGGGGCGCTGTTCACGCCCGGCGTCTGGACGGCCTTCGGCCCGGCCCTGCGCGAACCGGTGGGCCGCATTCACTGGGCCGGCGCCGAAAGCGCTCGCGTCTGGATGAACTACATGGACGGCGCCGTCGAAAGCGGCGAACGGGCCGCGCAGGAACTCCTGGCCGCCGCGCCGTAA